A stretch of Myxococcus hansupus DNA encodes these proteins:
- a CDS encoding efflux RND transporter periplasmic adaptor subunit has protein sequence MRIRSGLCALLLLAATATCSKPHEAAGARHPPPGERTIPVDVAPAQQRDVPIYLDGLGTVVAFKTVTVRTQVNGRMQEVFFREGQPVRRGEALAQIDPRPFLIQLRQAEAALARDKAQLATNTKDLKRYQYLAERRLIPQQQADDQQGLADQGAALVRADEAAIAAARLNLEYARIVSPLDGVTGIRMVDPGNLVSTSDTTGIVVVTQLDPIAVFISVPQERLADIARQQRQHPLEVIVLSRDGGTELGRGTLTVIDNIINPATSTLRLKAVLANPDHGLWPNAFVKARLLLETRQGALTVPAQALQRGPDGTFVYVMGQDHTVQPRPVTVGLLQGPLALIDKGLNAGEQVITEGQNQLHPGSKVAPRKGHGP, from the coding sequence ATGCGCATCCGCTCGGGCCTCTGCGCGCTGCTCCTCCTCGCCGCCACCGCGACGTGCTCGAAGCCGCACGAGGCCGCTGGCGCGCGGCACCCGCCGCCGGGAGAACGCACCATCCCCGTGGACGTGGCCCCGGCCCAGCAGCGCGACGTGCCCATCTATCTGGACGGACTGGGCACCGTGGTGGCCTTCAAGACGGTGACGGTGCGCACCCAGGTCAACGGACGCATGCAGGAGGTCTTCTTCCGCGAGGGCCAGCCGGTGCGCCGAGGGGAGGCGCTCGCGCAGATAGACCCCCGGCCCTTCCTCATCCAGTTGCGGCAGGCCGAGGCCGCGCTGGCCCGGGACAAGGCCCAGCTCGCCACCAACACCAAGGACCTGAAGCGCTACCAGTACCTCGCCGAGCGCAGGCTCATCCCCCAGCAGCAGGCGGACGACCAGCAGGGCCTGGCGGACCAGGGCGCGGCGCTGGTCCGCGCGGACGAGGCGGCCATCGCCGCGGCCCGGCTCAACCTGGAGTATGCGCGCATCGTCTCACCGCTCGACGGGGTGACCGGCATCCGGATGGTCGACCCGGGCAACCTCGTCTCGACGTCCGACACCACGGGCATCGTCGTGGTGACGCAGCTCGACCCCATCGCCGTCTTCATCTCCGTCCCCCAGGAGCGGCTCGCCGACATCGCCCGGCAGCAGCGCCAGCATCCGCTGGAGGTCATCGTCCTCAGCCGCGACGGCGGCACCGAGCTGGGGCGCGGAACGCTCACCGTCATCGACAACATCATCAACCCCGCCACGTCCACGCTCCGGCTCAAGGCCGTCCTGGCCAACCCCGACCACGGCCTCTGGCCCAACGCCTTCGTCAAGGCCCGCCTCCTCCTGGAGACGCGCCAGGGCGCGCTGACGGTGCCCGCGCAGGCGTTGCAACGCGGTCCCGACGGCACCTTCGTCTACGTCATGGGCCAGGACCACACGGTGCAGCCCCGGCCGGTGACGGTGGGCCTGCTCCAGGGCCCCCTGGCGCTCATCGACAAGGGGCTCAACGCCGGTGAGCAGGTCATCACGGAAGGGCAGAACCAGCTCCACCCCGGCAGCAAGGTCGCCCCCCGGAAGGGGCACGGGCCATGA
- a CDS encoding TolC family protein, with protein MLLSALLLAPLASGQQTSPSVTLEEALRTARERQPQLRQARSATEVARAAAAEARAPLLPQASLSASYERTTANFFQRPGMLPPSVTRPSPSATASWKTFNFFNGGATVNQLIWDFDQTADRWRAAKVRTDAQKESERTVASQVALSVRSAYFAAWTDKSLVGVAQETLRNFQRHLLQTEGFVQAGTAPEIDLAQARANVATAKAQLIAAENAYLTAKAQLSLAVGWKRGLDYDVTPPVFDAVEGEDAPVETLEAEALARRPELAALRRQVDAQHLTVRAIQGAYAPTLAGSVSATTGGITVKDLGWNVAAGVSLSWQVFQGGLTRAQVQGASATASQLEAQFDQEHLQVRFELEQARLAILAAKATLRAQQDAVLNARERLRLAQGRYSMGVGSGIELGDAQVALSNAEAQWVQAQGQLFIARAQLLFALGHG; from the coding sequence GTGCTGTTGTCGGCCCTTCTCCTGGCACCGCTCGCGAGCGGTCAGCAGACCTCCCCGTCCGTCACGCTGGAAGAGGCGCTGCGCACCGCGAGAGAGCGGCAACCCCAGCTCCGCCAGGCACGGTCCGCCACCGAGGTGGCGCGGGCCGCCGCCGCGGAGGCGCGAGCCCCCTTGCTTCCCCAGGCCTCGCTGAGCGCCAGCTACGAGCGCACGACGGCCAACTTCTTCCAGCGCCCTGGCATGCTGCCGCCCAGCGTGACGCGCCCCTCGCCCTCCGCCACGGCGAGCTGGAAGACCTTCAACTTCTTCAACGGAGGCGCCACGGTGAACCAACTCATCTGGGACTTCGACCAGACGGCGGACCGCTGGCGTGCGGCGAAGGTCCGGACCGATGCCCAGAAAGAGAGCGAACGCACCGTCGCGAGCCAGGTGGCGCTGTCCGTCCGCAGCGCCTACTTCGCCGCGTGGACGGACAAGTCGCTGGTGGGCGTGGCTCAGGAGACGCTGCGGAACTTCCAACGCCACCTCCTGCAGACGGAGGGCTTCGTCCAGGCGGGGACCGCGCCGGAAATCGACCTGGCCCAGGCGAGGGCCAACGTCGCCACCGCGAAGGCCCAGCTCATCGCCGCCGAGAACGCGTACCTCACGGCCAAGGCGCAGCTCAGTCTGGCCGTCGGCTGGAAACGCGGGCTCGACTACGACGTGACGCCGCCGGTCTTCGACGCCGTCGAAGGTGAGGACGCGCCCGTCGAAACACTCGAGGCGGAGGCGTTGGCCCGCCGCCCCGAGCTCGCCGCGCTGCGACGGCAGGTGGACGCCCAGCACCTCACGGTGCGCGCCATTCAAGGGGCCTACGCGCCGACGCTCGCCGGCAGCGTGAGCGCCACCACCGGAGGCATCACGGTGAAGGACCTGGGCTGGAACGTGGCCGCGGGCGTGTCACTGAGCTGGCAGGTCTTCCAAGGGGGGCTGACGCGCGCCCAGGTCCAGGGTGCCTCGGCGACGGCCTCGCAGCTCGAGGCCCAGTTCGACCAGGAGCACCTCCAGGTCCGCTTCGAGCTCGAACAGGCGCGGCTGGCGATTCTGGCCGCCAAGGCGACCCTGCGCGCGCAGCAGGACGCGGTCCTCAATGCCCGGGAGCGGCTGCGCCTGGCCCAGGGCCGCTATTCGATGGGCGTGGGCAGCGGCATCGAGCTGGGGGATGCGCAGGTGGCGCTCAGCAACGCCGAGGCCCAATGGGTCCAGGCCCAGGGGCAGCTCTTCATCGCCCGCGCCCAGCTCCTCTTCGCGCTCGGACACGGGTGA
- a CDS encoding DUF6600 domain-containing protein produces MRGRFFVVVVMSLFAARAGAQSLAPPEYSQPPPVEYSVQEPVTSPTLSDFQQALDPYGEWVQTPDYGLVWVPSDTPQGWRPYTDGRWAYTDQGWTFVSNASWGWAPFHYGRWAVVQPYGWTWIPGYDWAPAWVTWRYGGDYIAWAPLGPLSVGIDYYSEPTMWNAVLAPDFLDPLAPSVFIPSVQLNLVLNRTYFAGVPRRGVYFSPPPQRVAQLTGRPVTRVPVASVVPRNPWSGGHLGQPARPPPAATPRPYGGSGTPRPGHPNEVVPAPAHPAARPPGSTPARPAAPAPMAPREARPATPAPVVPRESQPARPAAPAPVVPREAPPERTVIPPPMAPREAPPERSVAPPPREPLEPAPMPETSRPERSVAPPPREPLEPAPMPETSRPARPSEPPPAPHPEPMHPEHMPAPSPHPHR; encoded by the coding sequence ATGAGAGGCCGGTTCTTCGTCGTGGTGGTGATGTCGCTGTTCGCTGCGCGGGCGGGGGCCCAGTCGTTGGCTCCGCCGGAGTACTCGCAGCCGCCGCCCGTGGAGTACTCGGTGCAGGAGCCGGTGACTTCACCCACGCTGAGCGACTTCCAGCAGGCGCTCGACCCCTATGGCGAGTGGGTGCAGACGCCTGACTATGGCCTCGTCTGGGTGCCCAGCGACACGCCGCAGGGGTGGCGGCCGTATACGGACGGGCGCTGGGCCTATACCGACCAGGGATGGACGTTTGTCTCCAACGCCAGTTGGGGATGGGCGCCGTTCCACTACGGCCGCTGGGCGGTGGTCCAGCCCTATGGCTGGACATGGATTCCAGGCTACGACTGGGCGCCCGCCTGGGTGACGTGGCGGTATGGCGGGGACTACATCGCCTGGGCGCCGCTGGGGCCCCTGTCGGTGGGCATCGACTACTACTCGGAGCCCACGATGTGGAACGCGGTGCTGGCGCCGGACTTCCTCGACCCGCTGGCGCCCTCGGTGTTCATCCCCTCCGTTCAACTGAACCTCGTGCTGAACCGGACGTACTTCGCGGGCGTGCCTCGGCGAGGCGTCTACTTCTCGCCGCCTCCTCAGCGTGTGGCGCAACTGACGGGGCGGCCCGTCACGCGAGTGCCCGTCGCGAGCGTCGTCCCCCGGAACCCCTGGTCGGGTGGACACCTGGGACAACCCGCGAGACCGCCGCCCGCCGCGACGCCTCGGCCCTACGGTGGGAGTGGCACGCCCCGTCCGGGACATCCCAACGAGGTCGTCCCCGCTCCCGCGCATCCCGCCGCGCGACCGCCTGGGTCCACGCCCGCGCGTCCCGCGGCACCGGCTCCCATGGCGCCGCGTGAAGCGCGTCCCGCGACACCAGCCCCCGTGGTGCCACGTGAATCACAGCCCGCGCGTCCCGCGGCACCGGCTCCCGTGGTGCCACGTGAAGCACCTCCAGAGCGCACGGTGATACCCCCGCCCATGGCGCCGCGCGAAGCACCGCCAGAGCGCTCCGTGGCACCGCCTCCCAGGGAGCCGCTCGAGCCCGCGCCAATGCCCGAGACGTCACGCCCGGAGCGCTCCGTGGCACCGCCTCCCAGGGAGCCGCTCGAGCCCGCGCCAATGCCCGAGACGTCACGCCCGGCCCGCCCGAGCGAGCCTCCGCCCGCGCCGCATCCTGAGCCCATGCACCCCGAGCACATGCCGGCACCCTCACCGCATCCGCACCGGTGA
- a CDS encoding GFA family protein: MSETKRYEGGCHCGQVRYDVSLDLSQPLVSCNCSICIKTGMLLGFVPEALFNLRSGAERITDYQFGKKSIHHLFCATCGVRSFGKGTTPDGKEMRAINVRCLDGIELDGLPVMKVDGKSF; encoded by the coding sequence ATGTCCGAGACCAAGCGTTACGAGGGTGGTTGCCACTGTGGTCAGGTTCGTTACGACGTGAGCCTGGACCTGTCGCAGCCCCTGGTGTCCTGTAACTGTTCCATCTGCATCAAGACGGGGATGTTGCTGGGCTTCGTGCCGGAGGCGTTGTTCAACCTCCGCTCGGGCGCGGAGCGCATCACCGACTACCAGTTCGGCAAGAAGTCGATCCACCACCTGTTCTGCGCCACGTGCGGCGTGCGCTCGTTCGGCAAGGGGACGACGCCGGACGGCAAGGAGATGCGCGCCATCAACGTCCGCTGCCTGGATGGCATCGAGCTGGACGGGCTGCCGGTGATGAAGGTGGACGGCAAGAGCTTCTAG
- a CDS encoding serine/threonine protein kinase, producing MPPPRAGIVPGVVETFGRYELLRKLAIGGMGAVYLARQKGPVGFQKLLVVKRLLPHLSEDDEFIDMFLDEGRIAAHLNHPNIAQIYDLGDVDGQYFIAMEYVHGEAVGPLGARAQQRGITIPLGLKCRIIADAAAGLDAAHNARSPSGRKLALIHRDVSPQNVLVGFNGGVKLIDFGVAKASGKLSQTIVGTIKGKHAYMSPEQARGEPLDSRSDVFGLGTVFYELLTQQRLFKRETELATLKAVVGTKIVPPSEVVPEIPKALDAIVFKALARKRDERFSTAGELQLALEEFLLSEKLPATPAHLAAFMRDMYAEELEEDRFATEPTVINFDLRQAARAHAAKPARTPGGSSPAASPVPSAQARPPAAARPPAAAPGVKPAPAKPARTATSQEAAPVKRPPPRGPGGQGDGGK from the coding sequence GTGCCCCCGCCTCGCGCGGGTATCGTGCCGGGTGTCGTGGAAACATTCGGCCGCTACGAGCTGCTTCGGAAACTCGCCATTGGTGGCATGGGCGCCGTCTATCTCGCCCGGCAGAAGGGGCCGGTGGGCTTCCAGAAGCTGCTGGTGGTGAAGCGGCTGTTGCCCCACCTGTCCGAGGACGACGAGTTCATCGACATGTTCCTGGACGAGGGGCGCATCGCCGCGCACCTCAACCACCCCAACATCGCGCAGATCTACGACCTGGGGGACGTGGACGGGCAGTACTTCATCGCCATGGAGTACGTGCATGGCGAGGCCGTGGGCCCGCTGGGCGCCCGGGCCCAACAGCGGGGCATCACCATTCCCCTGGGGCTCAAGTGCCGCATCATCGCGGACGCCGCCGCGGGCCTGGACGCGGCCCACAACGCGCGCAGCCCGTCTGGCCGGAAGCTGGCGCTGATCCACCGGGACGTGTCTCCGCAGAACGTGCTGGTGGGCTTCAACGGCGGCGTGAAGCTCATCGACTTCGGCGTGGCCAAGGCGTCCGGGAAGCTCTCCCAGACGATTGTCGGCACCATCAAGGGCAAGCACGCGTACATGTCCCCGGAGCAGGCCCGGGGCGAGCCGCTGGATTCGCGCTCGGACGTGTTCGGCCTGGGCACGGTGTTCTACGAGCTGCTGACGCAGCAGCGCCTGTTCAAGCGCGAGACGGAGCTGGCCACGCTCAAGGCGGTGGTGGGGACCAAGATTGTCCCGCCGTCGGAGGTGGTGCCGGAGATTCCCAAGGCGCTGGACGCCATCGTCTTCAAGGCGCTGGCGCGCAAGCGTGACGAGCGCTTCTCCACGGCGGGCGAGCTGCAGCTCGCGCTGGAGGAGTTCCTCCTCTCGGAGAAGCTGCCCGCGACCCCGGCCCACCTGGCGGCCTTCATGCGGGACATGTACGCGGAGGAGCTGGAGGAAGACCGCTTCGCCACCGAGCCCACGGTCATCAACTTCGACCTGAGGCAGGCGGCCCGCGCCCATGCCGCGAAGCCCGCACGCACCCCGGGGGGCTCTTCCCCCGCGGCGTCGCCCGTTCCCTCCGCGCAGGCGCGTCCGCCCGCCGCGGCCCGTCCACCGGCCGCCGCGCCGGGCGTGAAGCCCGCGCCCGCGAAGCCCGCGCGCACGGCGACGTCGCAGGAAGCCGCGCCCGTGAAGCGGCCTCCGCCCCGCGGCCCAGGAGGCCAGGGGGACGGAGGCAAGTAG
- a CDS encoding choice-of-anchor D domain-containing protein, protein MRMGLTGRGLTLALLIALGTACHEGAETRAVQATAVVDTDLLDFGDVPVGEWRERQVRIRNVGYVPFSAIEALGLANNPSYEVELGEGGNRVMPGESHVVLVRFHPLTEGLSTETVHVATDANQGAEAQVQVMGMGTPTQVGIDPPLLDYETLEVESERTLEVTVTNPVDLPLTLSVGGTHAEPFTADTVTIPPMASVRVSTKYLPRALGAMGARLEILSCEGCTPSTVELKGNSVASAFVFDPAPVPFDLIPVHERTQSFTRARNITWRPVTVERLVTSDHAFAPLSRPEGTTVQPGQVVEMPMEFAARFSGPNVGDLTVHYTSDKARNSQVILDARGGRPTMAVTPVSLDFGEVPVGGKVERVIRITNAGTNGNLQFVGVAAGGDSPQFSVDIPTRGTQAIPWTGGTWPVLEVTPGVPIAPNPDAVELKVYFEPTAAGNWTASLRVRSDDLFNPEREIILTGRSRATAPCVYELVPQPMMDFGNVAPGRGAVLGFQFRNPGSAECAVKNIHISNDGGGVFFMPGGRLTGGVVEYDTGFSAMVAFRPQAAGDFTGELELTVSNPAAPTVRLPLRGVSRASCLVATPSFVDFGPIRYDCAATPRKTYVANRCSSPITVTGADIGNGTSNQFSLVTPMTAPVTLAPGEGFELEVGYARNVHGQHFSPLYLRTPNEPVPFLVPLIAETNHEGIQVDRYTQGTDSQLDVLFVVSNTTTMQQYQQRLQAAIPQWLQTAQTNGVDVRVGVTSTGLVARGPQCGGGANGGEAGRLFPVDGSRPRVVSSTSPTAVADLQANLGVGMCHNLVQGLETMRQALSAPLSEQMDDLRTPQPNDGNAGFVRAAARMAVVVLADEDDNSGFGPESYIQFLQTLKGTGMSHRSQLYGLVPTDSACATAGSGSARFTAVAQGTGGQVANICGQNYQPLLEQVIQRAGEPQADFPLTAAPTGLGEMGVRVQGQPVPATQWVYDAAQNAIVFQPGAIPSPGQAVEVRYRSVCAAP, encoded by the coding sequence ATGCGGATGGGGCTGACAGGGCGTGGACTCACACTGGCGTTGCTCATTGCCCTCGGGACGGCATGTCACGAGGGGGCGGAGACCCGTGCCGTGCAAGCCACCGCGGTGGTGGACACGGACCTCCTCGACTTCGGCGACGTGCCGGTGGGCGAGTGGCGGGAGCGGCAGGTGCGCATCCGCAATGTCGGCTACGTGCCCTTCTCCGCCATCGAGGCGTTGGGCCTGGCCAACAACCCCTCCTACGAAGTGGAGCTGGGGGAAGGCGGCAACCGGGTGATGCCGGGCGAGTCCCACGTGGTGCTCGTGCGCTTCCACCCGCTCACCGAGGGCCTGTCCACGGAGACGGTGCACGTGGCCACCGACGCCAACCAGGGCGCGGAGGCCCAGGTGCAGGTGATGGGCATGGGCACGCCCACGCAAGTCGGCATCGACCCGCCGCTGCTGGACTACGAGACGCTGGAGGTGGAGAGCGAGCGGACCCTGGAAGTCACCGTCACCAACCCGGTGGACCTGCCGCTGACGCTGTCGGTGGGCGGCACGCACGCGGAGCCCTTCACCGCGGACACCGTCACCATCCCGCCCATGGCCTCGGTCCGGGTGAGCACCAAGTACCTGCCGCGCGCGCTGGGGGCCATGGGCGCGCGCCTGGAGATTCTCTCGTGTGAGGGCTGCACGCCCTCCACCGTGGAGCTGAAGGGCAACTCGGTGGCCTCCGCCTTCGTGTTCGACCCGGCCCCCGTGCCGTTCGACCTGATTCCGGTGCACGAGCGCACGCAGTCGTTCACCCGCGCGCGCAACATCACCTGGCGGCCCGTCACCGTGGAGCGGCTCGTCACGAGCGACCACGCCTTCGCGCCCCTCTCCCGCCCGGAGGGCACCACCGTGCAGCCCGGCCAGGTCGTGGAGATGCCGATGGAGTTCGCGGCGCGCTTCTCCGGCCCCAACGTGGGCGACCTCACGGTGCACTACACGTCCGACAAGGCGCGCAACTCGCAGGTGATTCTGGACGCGCGCGGCGGCCGGCCCACGATGGCCGTGACGCCGGTATCGCTCGACTTCGGCGAGGTGCCGGTGGGCGGCAAGGTGGAGCGCGTCATCCGCATCACCAACGCGGGCACCAACGGCAACCTGCAGTTCGTGGGCGTCGCCGCGGGCGGTGACAGTCCCCAGTTCAGCGTGGACATCCCCACGCGCGGCACCCAGGCCATTCCCTGGACGGGCGGAACGTGGCCCGTGCTGGAGGTGACGCCGGGTGTGCCCATTGCCCCGAACCCGGACGCGGTGGAGTTGAAGGTGTACTTCGAGCCGACCGCGGCGGGGAACTGGACGGCGTCGCTGCGCGTGCGCTCGGATGACTTGTTCAACCCGGAGCGCGAAATCATCCTCACCGGCCGCTCGCGCGCCACCGCGCCCTGCGTCTACGAGCTGGTGCCGCAGCCGATGATGGACTTCGGCAACGTCGCGCCCGGCCGGGGCGCCGTGCTGGGCTTCCAGTTCCGCAACCCGGGCAGCGCCGAGTGCGCGGTGAAGAACATCCACATCAGCAACGACGGGGGCGGCGTCTTCTTCATGCCTGGCGGCCGGCTCACCGGCGGCGTCGTGGAGTACGACACGGGCTTCAGCGCCATGGTGGCCTTCCGGCCCCAGGCGGCGGGTGACTTCACCGGCGAGCTGGAGCTCACGGTGAGCAACCCGGCCGCGCCCACGGTGCGGCTGCCCCTCCGAGGCGTGTCCCGCGCGAGCTGCCTGGTGGCGACGCCGTCCTTCGTGGACTTCGGCCCCATCCGCTACGACTGCGCCGCGACGCCCCGGAAGACGTACGTGGCCAACCGGTGCAGCAGCCCCATCACCGTGACGGGCGCGGACATTGGCAACGGCACCAGCAACCAGTTCTCCCTGGTGACGCCCATGACGGCGCCCGTCACCCTGGCGCCGGGCGAGGGCTTCGAGCTGGAGGTCGGCTACGCGCGCAACGTCCACGGCCAGCACTTCAGCCCGCTGTACCTGCGCACGCCCAATGAGCCGGTGCCCTTCCTCGTCCCCCTCATCGCGGAGACGAACCACGAGGGCATCCAGGTGGACCGCTACACGCAGGGCACCGACAGCCAGTTGGACGTCCTCTTCGTGGTGTCCAACACCACCACCATGCAGCAGTACCAGCAGCGCCTGCAGGCGGCGATTCCGCAGTGGCTGCAGACGGCCCAGACGAATGGCGTGGACGTGCGCGTGGGTGTCACCAGCACGGGCCTGGTCGCCCGGGGTCCGCAGTGCGGCGGCGGCGCCAACGGCGGCGAGGCCGGGCGCCTCTTCCCAGTGGACGGCAGCCGGCCCCGCGTGGTGTCCAGCACCAGCCCCACCGCCGTCGCGGACCTCCAGGCCAACCTGGGCGTGGGCATGTGCCACAACCTGGTGCAGGGCCTGGAGACAATGCGCCAGGCGCTGTCCGCGCCGCTGTCCGAGCAGATGGATGACCTGCGCACCCCGCAGCCCAACGACGGCAACGCGGGCTTCGTCCGCGCGGCGGCGCGCATGGCGGTGGTGGTGCTGGCCGACGAGGACGACAACTCCGGCTTTGGTCCGGAGAGCTACATCCAGTTCCTCCAGACGCTGAAGGGCACGGGCATGTCGCACCGCAGCCAGCTCTACGGCCTGGTGCCCACCGACTCCGCCTGCGCCACCGCTGGCAGCGGCTCCGCGCGCTTCACCGCCGTGGCCCAGGGCACGGGCGGCCAGGTCGCCAACATCTGCGGCCAGAACTACCAGCCGCTGCTGGAGCAGGTCATCCAGCGCGCCGGTGAGCCCCAGGCGGACTTCCCCCTCACCGCGGCCCCCACGGGCCTGGGGGAGATGGGCGTGCGCGTCCAGGGCCAGCCGGTGCCCGCGACGCAGTGGGTCTACGACGCGGCGCAGAACGCCATCGTCTTCCAGCCGGGGGCCATCCCCTCGCCGGGTCAGGCGGTGGAGGTCCGTTACCGCAGCGTCTGCGCGGCCCCGTAA
- a CDS encoding alpha/beta hydrolase encodes MPTALESLTVDAEGLALHVRQRAAASAPAVLFLHGWLDHSHSFDAVVAHLPETWRLVLLDFRGMGRSAHVGPGATYHFSDYALDVEATLDGLGLDAVHVVGHSLGGIVAQAYAAARPERVKSVTLIESLGPAGGPPEGALGRLRSALNDARRPPNRKRYPSVEAAAARLLENSPTLTQGAALYLARHGTEPVDGGLAFTFDPRHRRRFGMGYDEAQWMALQAHITCPVHLILATHGLRHDDALMRSREQGLRTLAHPPLHIPGGHHVHMEKPAVVAEALIRAIH; translated from the coding sequence GTGCCCACAGCGCTTGAATCCCTCACCGTCGATGCCGAAGGCCTGGCCCTGCACGTGCGCCAGCGCGCCGCGGCATCCGCGCCGGCCGTCCTGTTCCTGCACGGCTGGTTGGACCACTCCCACAGCTTCGATGCCGTCGTCGCGCACCTGCCGGAGACCTGGCGGCTGGTGCTGTTGGACTTCCGGGGCATGGGGCGCAGCGCCCACGTGGGCCCGGGCGCGACCTATCACTTCAGCGACTACGCGTTGGACGTGGAGGCCACGCTCGACGGGCTCGGCCTGGACGCGGTGCACGTGGTGGGGCACTCGCTGGGCGGCATCGTCGCGCAGGCGTACGCCGCCGCCCGCCCCGAGCGGGTGAAGAGCGTGACGCTCATCGAAAGCCTGGGGCCCGCCGGTGGCCCCCCCGAGGGCGCCCTGGGCCGCCTGCGCAGCGCGCTGAACGACGCCCGCCGCCCGCCCAACCGCAAGCGCTACCCCTCCGTGGAGGCCGCCGCGGCGCGGCTGCTCGAGAACAGCCCCACGCTGACGCAGGGCGCCGCGCTGTACCTCGCCCGCCACGGCACCGAACCCGTCGACGGCGGGCTGGCCTTCACCTTCGATCCGCGCCACCGCCGCCGCTTTGGCATGGGCTACGACGAAGCCCAATGGATGGCGCTCCAGGCCCACATCACCTGCCCCGTGCACCTCATCCTGGCCACCCACGGCCTGCGCCATGACGACGCGCTGATGCGCAGCCGCGAGCAGGGACTCCGGACCCTCGCCCATCCGCCGCTGCACATCCCCGGGGGACATCACGTTCACATGGAGAAGCCCGCAGTGGTCGCAGAGGCGCTGATTCGCGCCATCCACTGA